The following is a genomic window from Sphingobacterium spiritivorum.
CCTTTGCAACATATCCCCTACATTAATCACAATATCTTCTCCTTTAGCTTTAATCGGATACCATTCGCCATCTTTAGTCAATACTTCCAAACCATCTGCACTGGCTCCTATCAAAAGCGTGATAAGGTTGATATCTTCATGTGCTCCTGCACGTACAGCATCAGGGGCAAGTTCTTCGGGATGTAATATCGGAAAATAGTGAATCGCTCTCAGGATAGAATTTCCATTGATAACATACTGCTCGAAATAATTTTCTTCCAGATCAAGATAAGTAGCGATAGCTTTCAATAACTCACGTCCTGTATCTTCCAGTTTTTTATATACTTCTGCAGTGATCGTATTGAAACGAGGTAACTCTTTGACTTCAGGATTATCCGGAAAGTCTGTTTTTGAATATTCTTCCCCTACAATCGTTTGGCCTCTTTGCCAGAATTCTTTCAGATCCGGAGTTTTAGAGTCTTTAGCCTTTTCACGGCCCTTTGTAGTGTAGCCACGTTGTCCTGCCAATTCAGGAAACTCATATTGATATTTGATGTCATCCGGAAGAGCAAAAAATGCAGGAACCACCTGATACAATTCATCAATCAACGCTTTGGAAAGACCATGATTGGCGATCGTCACAAATCCGGTTTCATTAAAAGCTTTACCAATATCCTGAATAAATTGTTCGCGTTGTTCTTTAGAACCTGAAGTGTAATTCAGTAAATCTAATCTAGGTATGTTAACTAATGCCATACTATTTCTG
Proteins encoded in this region:
- a CDS encoding isopenicillin N synthase family dioxygenase, which gives rise to MALVNIPRLDLLNYTSGSKEQREQFIQDIGKAFNETGFVTIANHGLSKALIDELYQVVPAFFALPDDIKYQYEFPELAGQRGYTTKGREKAKDSKTPDLKEFWQRGQTIVGEEYSKTDFPDNPEVKELPRFNTITAEVYKKLEDTGRELLKAIATYLDLEENYFEQYVINGNSILRAIHYFPILHPEELAPDAVRAGAHEDINLITLLIGASADGLEVLTKDGEWYPIKAKGEDIVINVGDMLQRLTNNKLKSTTHRVVNPPLEKMGTSRFSIPFFLHPKSSMSLACLSSCIDEKHPKAYPDYTAGEYLDERLREIGLKM